A genomic segment from Streptomyces sp. NBC_00459 encodes:
- a CDS encoding ABC1 kinase family protein, translated as MSDLPRKAVTRTAKLAALPLGIAGRATWGLGKRIVGESADIVGRELQQRTAEQLFKVLGELKGGAMKFGQALSVFESALPEEVAGPYRAALTKLQEAAPPMPTRTVHSVLEARLGADWQDLFLEFQDKPSAAASIGQVHRGVWHDGREVAVKVQYPGAGEALLSDLNQLSRFARLLGPLIPGMDIKPLIAELRDRVSEELDYGLEAQAQRTHAEEFTDDPDVVVPAVVHQCEQVLVTEWIDGIPMSEVITSGTREQRDRAGQLLARFLFSGPARTGLLHADPHPGNFRLLPGGPAGKDDWRLGVLDFGTVDRLPGGLPATIGDSLRLTLDGRAEAVYEALRAEGFVKDSIDLDPDAVLDYLLPIIEPAQADEFTFTRGWMRSQAARIADPRSPAHQLGKRLNLPPSYLLIHRVTLSTIGVLCQLGATVRMRAELEEWLPGFLPEAEEECAAAEA; from the coding sequence ATGTCTGATCTTCCCCGGAAGGCGGTCACCCGTACCGCCAAGCTCGCCGCGCTCCCGCTCGGCATCGCCGGGCGGGCGACCTGGGGACTCGGCAAACGGATCGTCGGCGAGTCGGCGGACATCGTCGGCCGCGAACTGCAGCAGCGCACGGCAGAGCAGTTGTTCAAGGTGCTCGGCGAGCTCAAGGGCGGTGCGATGAAGTTCGGACAGGCCCTGTCCGTCTTCGAATCGGCCCTGCCGGAGGAGGTCGCGGGCCCCTACCGCGCGGCGCTGACGAAGCTCCAGGAAGCGGCGCCGCCGATGCCGACACGCACGGTGCACTCGGTGCTGGAGGCACGGCTCGGCGCGGACTGGCAGGACCTGTTCCTCGAGTTCCAGGACAAGCCGTCCGCCGCGGCCTCGATCGGCCAGGTGCACCGAGGGGTGTGGCACGACGGACGCGAGGTCGCGGTCAAGGTGCAGTATCCGGGCGCCGGCGAGGCTCTGCTCTCCGACCTGAACCAGCTGAGCCGCTTCGCCCGTCTGTTGGGGCCCCTCATCCCCGGGATGGACATCAAGCCGCTCATCGCCGAACTCCGGGACCGCGTCTCGGAGGAGCTCGACTACGGCTTGGAGGCCCAGGCCCAGCGGACCCACGCGGAGGAGTTCACGGACGATCCGGACGTCGTGGTACCGGCTGTCGTCCACCAGTGCGAGCAGGTCCTGGTGACGGAGTGGATCGACGGCATACCGATGTCGGAGGTGATCACCAGCGGTACGCGGGAGCAGCGCGACCGCGCCGGCCAACTGCTGGCCCGGTTCCTCTTCTCGGGCCCCGCCCGTACCGGCCTCCTGCACGCCGACCCGCACCCCGGCAACTTCCGCTTGCTGCCCGGCGGGCCGGCGGGCAAGGACGACTGGCGTCTGGGCGTGCTGGACTTCGGTACGGTCGACCGCCTCCCGGGCGGGCTGCCCGCCACCATCGGCGACTCCCTTCGCCTGACCCTGGACGGCCGGGCCGAGGCGGTCTACGAGGCCCTCCGCGCGGAGGGTTTCGTCAAGGACTCGATCGACCTGGACCCCGACGCGGTACTCGACTACCTTCTGCCGATCATCGAACCGGCCCAGGCGGACGAGTTCACCTTCACCCGGGGCTGGATGCGCAGCCAGGCGGCCCGCATAGCCGACCCTCGCTCCCCCGCACACCAACTGGGCAAGCGCCTCAACCTGCCCCCGTCGTACCTGCTGATACACCGGGTGACCTTGAGCACCATCGGTGTCCTGTGCCAACTGGGAGCGACGGTTCGCATGCGCGCGGAGCTGGAGGAGTGGCTGCCGGGATTCCTGCCGGAGGCCGAGGAGGAGTGCGCGGCTGCCGAGGCGTGA
- a CDS encoding TOMM precursor leader peptide-binding protein, whose product MMKGALRSGWRDLNTVQFGMTPAHAMTLGPMDTATGSFLSLLDGTRGLPRLHDEGHRMDLPAAHVDGLVERLSEAGLLDDATGGGPAVETLRGKKKVLERLGPDLASLSLVAPAPGEAMARLAARRSLRVQVRGAGRVGAVVAALLAGAGVGHVDVRDGGVVEPWDVAPGGLSVDSVGERRDESARRAVRRAAPDRAPRRTAAQSPPDEHDPGLSLVILAPRDDLAVHAPDPAAAEQLVTSGTPHLYAGVVEGTGIVGPLVLPGETACAGCLERWRVDRDPVWPRLVAQWRSARPRQVRACDLALATTVAGLTASHALAFLDGRTPSTAGARWEVSVPGLDWHARPVWAHPACPCGAEEKSKKEEHTSEDGESHETMAEQRPSTELRRKAHAARLSGTWRAHV is encoded by the coding sequence ATGATGAAGGGCGCGCTGCGCAGCGGCTGGCGGGATCTGAACACGGTGCAGTTCGGGATGACACCAGCCCATGCGATGACACTCGGCCCGATGGACACGGCGACGGGCAGTTTCCTGAGCCTGCTCGACGGCACTCGCGGACTGCCGCGTCTCCACGACGAAGGGCATCGCATGGATCTGCCGGCCGCCCATGTCGACGGACTGGTGGAGCGGCTGAGCGAGGCCGGTCTCCTCGACGACGCGACAGGCGGCGGCCCGGCCGTCGAGACGCTGCGCGGCAAGAAGAAGGTTCTGGAGCGGCTGGGTCCCGATCTGGCCTCCCTCTCCCTCGTCGCACCGGCACCGGGCGAGGCGATGGCACGGCTGGCCGCTCGCCGGTCGCTGCGTGTGCAGGTCCGAGGCGCCGGCCGGGTGGGCGCAGTGGTGGCCGCACTGCTCGCGGGCGCGGGCGTGGGCCATGTCGATGTGCGCGACGGCGGCGTGGTCGAGCCGTGGGACGTCGCGCCGGGTGGCCTGTCCGTCGATTCCGTCGGCGAACGCCGCGACGAGTCAGCGCGGCGCGCGGTCCGCCGCGCGGCCCCGGACCGCGCACCACGGCGTACGGCCGCTCAGTCGCCTCCCGACGAGCACGACCCCGGGCTCTCCCTGGTGATCCTCGCCCCTCGCGACGACCTCGCGGTGCATGCCCCGGACCCGGCAGCCGCAGAACAACTCGTGACCTCGGGCACACCGCATCTGTACGCGGGCGTCGTGGAGGGAACCGGCATCGTGGGCCCGCTGGTCCTGCCGGGCGAGACGGCCTGCGCGGGCTGCCTGGAGCGGTGGCGAGTCGACCGGGACCCTGTCTGGCCGCGCCTGGTGGCACAGTGGCGTTCCGCACGTCCACGCCAGGTCAGAGCATGTGACCTGGCCCTGGCGACTACGGTCGCGGGCCTGACCGCGAGCCACGCGCTCGCCTTCCTGGATGGCAGGACCCCGTCCACCGCGGGCGCCCGCTGGGAGGTCTCCGTACCCGGGCTCGACTGGCACGCCCGCCCGGTCTGGGCACACCCTGCATGCCCCTGCGGTGCCGAGGAGAAGAGTAAGAAGGAGGAACACACCTCGGAGGACGGGGAGTCGCACGAGACAATGGCCGAGCAACGGCCGTCGACGGAGTTACGCCGTAAGGCACACGCGGCGCGGCTGTCCGGAACTTGGAGGGCTCATGTCTGA
- a CDS encoding M48 metallopeptidase family protein gives MPADPLHRAGNPQRSTTSQPPSGSGASAIEVRRSDRRRRTVSAYREGDRTVVLIPARMSEAEEKRWVTVMLDKLAAQESKNKRVPGDSELAERAEQLSAQYFDGRARPTSVRWVTNQNTRWGSCTPAEGSIRLSHRLQGMPEYVVDYVLLHELAHLLVPGHGPRFWRLLDAYPRTERARGYLEGVVAADRLPHTPSARGD, from the coding sequence GTGCCCGCCGACCCACTGCACCGCGCCGGAAACCCACAGCGCAGTACGACGAGCCAGCCGCCGAGCGGCTCGGGGGCGAGCGCGATCGAGGTTCGCAGGAGCGACCGGCGACGCCGGACGGTCTCCGCGTACCGCGAGGGCGATCGCACCGTCGTGCTCATCCCCGCCCGGATGTCCGAGGCCGAGGAAAAGCGCTGGGTGACTGTCATGCTCGACAAACTGGCCGCCCAGGAGAGCAAGAACAAACGGGTGCCCGGTGACAGCGAGCTGGCCGAGCGCGCCGAGCAACTGTCGGCCCAGTACTTCGACGGCCGCGCCCGGCCCACCTCGGTGCGCTGGGTCACCAACCAGAACACGCGCTGGGGCTCGTGCACCCCGGCCGAGGGCAGCATCCGTCTGTCGCACCGGCTGCAGGGCATGCCCGAGTACGTCGTGGACTACGTCCTCCTCCATGAGCTGGCGCATCTGCTGGTGCCGGGGCACGGGCCCCGTTTCTGGCGGCTCCTGGACGCGTATCCACGGACCGAGCGGGCCCGTGGATACCTCGAAGGAGTGGTCGCCGCCGACCGGCTGCCGCATACGCCGTCCGCGCGCGGGGACTGA
- a CDS encoding TerD family protein has product MAREFQRGHKARISDLTAGTDLYVGVQISGPGLTFDISCFGLDADERLSDDRYFVFFNQPKSPEESIQILGAQAGDTESFRVTLDRIPPQIQKLSFTATLDGAGQMSQVAPGYIRIVAGGEEVARYSFNGSEFTTERAVMLGDFYLKDVWRFAAVGQGFDGGLDALLKNFGGEVAEEETPAPQQAQTGAAPGFAPPAFGAPAPVPAAPQPAAQGFAPPPGATAPPAPAPAPSMHVAPTIVAPLAPPGGAQVPPPAPAPAPYAQPQHPQAPYGQPPAQTGSLPPGYGQPQAPQAPPGPPGYGQPTPPPGYGQQPPFGQVPGQQATYGVPQGVPQGAGQGAGVTAALQQFKETPTGQRWTQQNKKLIRVDLGMGGQPVLARQGSMVLYQGKVDFSYKGAGFAGRVVGGATGQEMQLMRCTGQGQVFLADNSTMLHPIELQGDGICVSAENVLAFDESLQYEVRRVEGHGIPGGALFTMLFTGTGTIVVKTHGVPVVLPVTPTTFADCNAVVAWSAASQVVVSSQVRMRRNAYPGDTGEGVNLQFRGAPGNFIVVQPYEV; this is encoded by the coding sequence ATGGCCAGGGAATTCCAACGCGGCCACAAGGCCAGGATCAGTGATCTCACAGCGGGCACGGATCTGTACGTAGGCGTACAGATCTCCGGACCGGGGCTGACCTTCGACATCAGCTGCTTCGGCCTCGACGCCGACGAGCGGCTCTCGGACGACCGGTACTTCGTCTTCTTCAACCAGCCGAAGTCCCCCGAGGAGTCCATCCAGATCCTGGGCGCCCAGGCGGGCGACACGGAGTCCTTCCGCGTCACGCTCGACCGGATCCCGCCGCAGATCCAGAAACTGTCGTTCACGGCCACACTCGACGGCGCCGGACAGATGTCGCAGGTCGCCCCCGGGTACATCCGCATCGTCGCAGGCGGCGAAGAGGTGGCCCGCTACTCCTTCAACGGCTCGGAGTTCACCACCGAGCGTGCCGTGATGCTGGGCGACTTCTACCTGAAGGACGTGTGGCGGTTCGCCGCGGTCGGACAGGGTTTCGACGGCGGCCTCGACGCGCTGCTGAAGAACTTCGGCGGAGAGGTCGCCGAGGAGGAGACCCCCGCTCCGCAGCAGGCCCAGACCGGAGCCGCTCCCGGCTTCGCGCCGCCCGCGTTCGGTGCTCCGGCGCCGGTTCCGGCCGCTCCGCAGCCCGCCGCCCAGGGTTTCGCGCCCCCTCCGGGAGCCACCGCGCCCCCGGCTCCGGCCCCCGCGCCGTCGATGCACGTGGCCCCCACCATTGTCGCGCCCCTGGCACCGCCCGGCGGCGCCCAGGTGCCGCCCCCCGCCCCGGCGCCCGCGCCCTACGCGCAGCCGCAGCATCCGCAGGCCCCGTACGGCCAGCCGCCCGCCCAGACCGGGTCACTGCCCCCCGGCTACGGCCAGCCGCAGGCACCCCAGGCCCCGCCCGGCCCGCCCGGTTACGGGCAGCCGACTCCGCCCCCGGGCTACGGCCAGCAGCCGCCGTTCGGGCAGGTCCCCGGCCAGCAGGCCACCTACGGCGTGCCCCAGGGCGTACCGCAGGGTGCCGGGCAGGGCGCCGGGGTCACAGCCGCGCTCCAGCAGTTCAAGGAGACGCCGACCGGGCAGCGCTGGACCCAGCAGAACAAGAAGCTGATCCGCGTCGACCTGGGGATGGGCGGTCAGCCCGTGCTGGCCCGGCAGGGCAGCATGGTGCTCTACCAGGGCAAGGTCGACTTCAGCTACAAGGGCGCCGGATTCGCAGGCCGCGTCGTGGGCGGTGCGACCGGCCAGGAGATGCAGCTGATGCGCTGTACCGGCCAGGGCCAGGTGTTCCTCGCCGACAACTCCACGATGCTGCACCCCATCGAACTGCAGGGCGACGGCATCTGCGTCTCCGCCGAGAACGTCCTCGCGTTCGACGAGAGCCTCCAGTACGAGGTGCGTCGCGTCGAGGGACACGGCATTCCCGGCGGCGCTCTGTTCACCATGCTGTTCACGGGCACCGGCACCATCGTCGTGAAGACGCACGGCGTCCCGGTCGTCCTGCCCGTCACACCCACCACGTTCGCCGACTGCAACGCCGTGGTCGCCTGGTCCGCCGCCTCCCAGGTGGTCGTCTCCAGCCAGGTACGGATGCGTCGCAACGCCTACCCCGGCGACACCGGAGAGGGCGTCAACCTCCAGTTCCGAGGCGCGCCCGGCAACTTCATCGTCGTCCAGCCGTACGAGGTCTGA
- a CDS encoding AIM24 family protein → MNQPLAGYAPAPVTARMENHGNHMLKVAMQTGNDLLARVGSMVAYEGFVQYEPNPPAVRQIAKDWMTGEGAPLMKCSGDGLLYLADYGANVVVINLNGDGISVNATNLLAFDAHLTWGVERVKGLAKFAGQGLWNTKISGQGWVALTSRGKPIVVDCGGGDDETYVDPDALVAWSPNLKVKGKRSFKAQSLIGRGSGEAFQMAFSGQGIVVVQPSEDSTDRLRFRG, encoded by the coding sequence ATGAACCAGCCACTCGCGGGCTACGCTCCCGCACCCGTCACCGCCCGCATGGAGAACCACGGCAACCACATGCTGAAGGTCGCCATGCAGACCGGAAACGACCTCCTCGCGCGCGTGGGGTCGATGGTCGCCTACGAAGGGTTCGTCCAGTACGAGCCCAACCCGCCGGCCGTACGCCAGATCGCCAAGGACTGGATGACCGGCGAGGGCGCACCCCTGATGAAATGCTCGGGGGACGGCCTGCTCTACCTCGCCGACTACGGCGCGAACGTGGTCGTGATCAACCTCAACGGCGACGGCATCTCCGTCAACGCCACCAACCTGCTCGCCTTCGACGCGCACCTCACCTGGGGCGTCGAGCGCGTCAAGGGGCTGGCGAAGTTCGCCGGGCAGGGTCTGTGGAACACCAAGATCTCCGGGCAGGGCTGGGTCGCGCTGACCTCCCGGGGCAAGCCGATCGTCGTCGACTGCGGTGGTGGCGACGACGAGACGTACGTCGACCCGGACGCGCTCGTCGCCTGGTCCCCGAACCTCAAGGTGAAGGGCAAGCGCAGCTTCAAGGCGCAGTCGCTCATCGGCCGGGGCAGTGGCGAGGCCTTCCAGATGGCCTTCTCCGGTCAGGGCATCGTCGTCGTCCAGCCCAGCGAGGACAGCACCGACCGTCTCCGGTTCCGGGGCTGA
- a CDS encoding AIM24 family protein: MQSPLFAHNDSQTQERWSLQNKQMLRVTLEGHDDILARKGTMVAYQGLMEFDAEYQSNNQGRSRAHTGEGLDLMRCHGQGTVYLANLAQHIHMVDVEQDGLTVDSSYVLAMDSGLHHEVIAVDSLYGISGSGKYQLNITGRGRVALMTSGAPLMMQVTPDKYVNCDADAIVAWSTGLRVQMQAQTHTSGVWRRRGNTGEGWELSFMGSGYALIQPSELLPPQNAQIGQGAAAQFGMGQHGARAQNQGNAWS; the protein is encoded by the coding sequence ATGCAGAGCCCACTTTTCGCGCACAACGACTCGCAGACCCAGGAACGCTGGAGTCTGCAGAACAAGCAGATGCTCCGGGTCACCCTGGAGGGCCACGACGACATCCTCGCCCGCAAGGGCACGATGGTCGCCTACCAGGGTCTGATGGAGTTCGACGCCGAGTACCAGAGCAACAACCAGGGCCGCTCTCGCGCGCACACGGGCGAGGGCCTGGACCTGATGCGCTGCCACGGGCAGGGCACGGTCTATCTCGCCAACCTCGCCCAGCACATCCACATGGTGGACGTGGAACAGGACGGACTGACGGTCGACAGCAGTTACGTGCTGGCGATGGACTCCGGGCTGCACCACGAGGTCATCGCCGTCGACAGCCTGTACGGCATCTCCGGCTCGGGGAAGTACCAGCTCAACATCACCGGCCGCGGCAGGGTCGCCCTGATGACCTCGGGTGCGCCGCTGATGATGCAGGTGACGCCGGACAAGTACGTCAACTGTGACGCCGACGCGATCGTCGCCTGGTCGACCGGCCTGCGCGTGCAGATGCAGGCCCAGACGCACACCTCCGGAGTGTGGCGGCGCCGCGGCAACACCGGCGAGGGCTGGGAGCTCAGCTTCATGGGCAGCGGCTACGCGCTGATCCAGCCCAGCGAGTTGCTGCCGCCGCAGAACGCCCAGATCGGCCAGGGCGCCGCCGCCCAGTTCGGTATGGGACAGCACGGGGCCCGGGCGCAGAACCAGGGCAACGCCTGGAGCTGA
- a CDS encoding NUDIX hydrolase has translation MTLHGNAVQVLEKYEDQRDLRQVYLDHLDGHPDGMWKGCEDGHITASALVIDPERERVLLTLHKKLRMWLQMGGHCEPSDDTLAGAALREATEESGIPSLRLLQSTPVRLDRHHTPCAWHLDVQYAAVAPRGAVEAISDESLDLRWFAYSEVAGVADDSVVRLLEATRARL, from the coding sequence GTGACTCTCCACGGCAACGCGGTCCAGGTGCTGGAGAAGTACGAGGATCAGCGAGATCTCCGACAGGTCTACCTGGACCACCTGGACGGCCATCCGGACGGGATGTGGAAGGGCTGCGAGGACGGACACATCACGGCCAGCGCTCTCGTGATCGACCCGGAGCGTGAGCGGGTCCTGCTCACACTCCACAAGAAGCTGCGGATGTGGCTCCAGATGGGCGGGCACTGCGAGCCGAGCGACGACACGCTCGCCGGCGCCGCGCTCCGCGAGGCCACGGAGGAGTCCGGCATCCCCTCGCTGCGTCTGCTCCAGAGCACTCCGGTCCGTCTGGACCGGCATCACACGCCCTGTGCCTGGCACCTGGACGTGCAGTACGCCGCCGTGGCCCCGCGGGGAGCCGTCGAGGCGATCAGCGACGAGTCCCTGGACCTGCGCTGGTTCGCCTACTCCGAGGTGGCGGGCGTAGCGGACGACTCAGTCGTACGACTGCTGGAAGCAACCCGCGCCAGACTGTGA